The DNA window CCATATCGAAAAAACACGGCGACGTCGTGGAGGACCTGATGGCCACGCTGGATCACCAGGGCAATAGCGAGGACTTTCAGGAATCGGTAAGGAACTTCCAGCTCAGGGACTACATGAGAAAATCCCGGGAGGCCATGGACGCCGCTGGCTGGGTCAAGAGGTACGCCGACGGCCTTATCGAGGACAAGGGGTGATCCCATGAAAGCCATGAGGGAAGCCATCGCCGGACTTGACCGGTCGAGCATCTCCCACGGAGGGCTCTTTCTACAGCGTTATCTTCCGGAACAGAAAAACTCCGATCAGGGAGATCCTGCGGTGTGGGATGCCTACTTCGACCTGGCGTCGAACACTATAGGCAAAGGGGATCTCTACAAGGCCGCCTTCTCCCGCTGGGAGAGGTCCTGGGCCGGAAAGGGCACGACGGTCTCCATAAACAAGTTCAAGGTCAAAGACAGGCTGGTCTGTGGACTAGGAGGGGCCAGCCCCACCGAGACGGGGCTCACCCTGCATCACACCTACGGCACGCCGGTCATACCGGGAAGCTCCATCAAAGGGGTGGCAGCCCACTACTGCCACAAGATCTGGGGCGAGGCGGACGACTCCTTCAAAGAGGGAGGAGAGGCCCACTCGGTCATATTCGGGACCA is part of the Dethiosulfovibrio salsuginis genome and encodes:
- the cmr5 gene encoding type III-B CRISPR module-associated protein Cmr5, with amino-acid sequence MTVTREQRFAQRAFKAVSDRIEGFGGSDRDKKLKEYKSFVRSFPALIQSCGLAQALAFAISKKHGDVVEDLMATLDHQGNSEDFQESVRNFQLRDYMRKSREAMDAAGWVKRYADGLIEDKG